A single genomic interval of Isorropodon fossajaponicum endosymbiont JTNG4 harbors:
- a CDS encoding SCO family protein gives MFKKILIITVVATAVALSLYVNFGNHYKELAKQLKVSFMLYNPDKELSSFSLIDHNNNKFDNKNFKGKWTLLSFIYTHCPDVCPTGLVDMSILKSTLIKRSASIVPNLVTITFDPIRDTPKVLKTYVTHFDKSFLGVSGNQSQINQLVQDFGAYYERVVYAKNGKPTILKNDEPLPEGVLESGYLINHTAWIYLLSPDGQIFAGFPSPHNPLEMADDIELLTKNY, from the coding sequence ATGTTTAAAAAAATATTAATTATTACTGTTGTGGCGACAGCAGTCGCCTTGTCTTTGTATGTCAATTTTGGCAACCATTACAAAGAACTGGCAAAGCAACTTAAAGTTTCTTTTATGCTCTACAACCCTGATAAAGAATTATCATCTTTTTCGTTAATTGATCATAATAATAATAAATTTGATAACAAAAACTTTAAGGGTAAGTGGACGTTGTTGTCTTTTATTTATACGCATTGTCCAGACGTATGTCCCACTGGATTGGTGGATATGTCAATACTCAAATCCACGCTTATTAAAAGAAGTGCCAGCATTGTGCCCAATCTTGTCACCATTACTTTTGATCCGATTAGAGATACGCCTAAAGTGTTAAAAACTTATGTCACTCATTTTGATAAAAGTTTTTTAGGCGTGTCTGGAAATCAAAGTCAGATTAACCAATTGGTGCAAGATTTTGGTGCTTATTATGAACGGGTGGTTTATGCAAAAAATGGCAAGCCAACCATTCTTAAAAATGACGAGCCATTGCCAGAAGGGGTGTTGGAGTCTGGTTATTTGATTAATCATACTGCTTGGATTTATTTACTCAGTCCGGATGGACAAATTTTTGCTGGCTTTCCATCGCCACACAATCCACTTGAAATGGCAGATGATATTGAACTACTAACTAAAAACTATTAA
- a CDS encoding murein hydrolase activator EnvC family protein, with protein MPVKFLALEFILLLMTGCFSSQQEVIIVEKSINLQNISQQKLTNNSSNTKKRKEKTTKKINKKTNRWSIPVKGNISKTFSTKNKHLGLTFDTKIGQNVRAIRDGEVVYVGNKMKSHGKMIIIRHPFGFYSSYTQNKDLIVENGDTVTKGQIIAITNKIPFYFEMKKFKQPINPIKYLK; from the coding sequence ATGCCAGTTAAATTTTTAGCCCTTGAGTTTATTTTGCTATTAATGACAGGTTGCTTTTCTTCTCAACAAGAAGTTATTATTGTCGAAAAATCCATCAACTTGCAAAATATTAGTCAACAAAAATTGACCAACAATTCGTCCAACACCAAGAAAAGAAAAGAAAAAACTACTAAAAAGATAAACAAAAAAACCAACAGATGGTCTATTCCAGTTAAAGGCAACATCAGTAAAACCTTCTCAACAAAAAACAAACATTTGGGCTTAACTTTTGACACTAAAATCGGGCAGAATGTACGTGCTATTCGTGATGGTGAAGTGGTATATGTTGGTAATAAAATGAAAAGCCATGGCAAAATGATTATCATTCGCCACCCATTTGGTTTTTACAGCTCATATACACAAAATAAAGACTTAATAGTGGAAAATGGTGATACTGTTACCAAAGGACAAATAATTGCCATCACCAACAAAATACCGTTTTACTTTGAAATGAAAAAGTTTAAACAACCGATTAACCCGATTAAGTATCTGAAATAA
- the hflD gene encoding high frequency lysogenization protein HflD: MNKLRNQTLALASILQTTTLVDQLASTGTCDANSNQASLKSIITNSTKLEEVFNPRQDLLVGIAALKVVLGNKTKRIQQIILYALALINLEKKLMKNQALLDQITLEIDLIKNQEFFEISHANSVARLAQLYKSTLGGLSPRIMVNGEQIYLSNKHTANHIRALLLAGIRAVSLWKYQGGKTWHLLFNKKKILNLISSLEGLNK, encoded by the coding sequence ATGAATAAATTACGTAACCAAACCTTGGCATTGGCCAGTATATTACAAACCACAACACTGGTTGACCAACTTGCTTCAACAGGCACTTGTGATGCAAATAGCAATCAAGCTAGCTTAAAGAGTATTATCACCAATAGCACCAAACTTGAAGAGGTGTTTAATCCTAGGCAAGATTTGTTGGTTGGTATCGCTGCATTAAAAGTTGTATTGGGTAATAAAACCAAACGCATACAACAAATCATCCTTTATGCATTGGCTTTAATCAACCTTGAAAAGAAATTGATGAAAAATCAGGCACTACTCGATCAAATCACTTTGGAAATTGACTTAATTAAAAATCAAGAATTCTTTGAGATTTCTCATGCAAATTCAGTAGCACGTTTGGCTCAACTTTATAAGTCAACCTTGGGTGGTTTAAGCCCTAGAATCATGGTCAATGGTGAACAAATCTACTTGTCTAATAAACATACTGCAAACCACATTAGAGCGTTACTACTAGCGGGTATTCGGGCAGTATCTTTGTGGAAATACCAAGGTGGTAAAACTTGGCATTTACTGTTTAATAAGAAAAAGATACTCAATTTGATTAGCTCGTTAGAAGGATTGAATAAATAA
- the rpsT gene encoding 30S ribosomal protein S20: MANSAGSRKRARQTVKRNKHNSQIRAKVRTFIKKVTYALAVGNKEQAQGGFTIMQKMIDQAVNKGLIHKSQAARKKSRLNAQIKAL, from the coding sequence ATGGCCAATTCAGCAGGTTCTAGAAAACGCGCAAGACAAACAGTTAAACGCAACAAACACAACTCACAAATTCGCGCTAAAGTTCGCACTTTTATTAAAAAAGTTACTTATGCTTTAGCAGTAGGCAACAAAGAACAAGCGCAAGGTGGTTTTACCATCATGCAAAAAATGATTGACCAAGCAGTTAACAAAGGCTTAATACACAAAAGTCAGGCGGCTAGAAAAAAATCACGCTTAAATGCACAAATTAAAGCATTATAA
- the mnmA gene encoding tRNA 2-thiouridine(34) synthase MnmA codes for MKNLNKNTKIIVGLSGGVDSSVATLLLLKQSYQVEALFMKNWEEDDKGGHCSAEQDLSDAQKVADKLDVKLHTVNFSVDYWDDVFAHFLKEHKKGRTPNPDVLCNQKIKFRAFLEHALSLGADKIATGHYARIAEKNSTYRLKTGLDDSKDQSYFLHLLNQYQLSKSLFPLGGINKIDVRNIAKKNGFITADKKDSTGICFIGERSFSEFLAAYLPKQQGDIVDEQGQFIKHHQGLAFYTIGQRKGLEIGGGFGSSGEPWFVAGKCIERNELMVVQGDHALLYHQTLNTAKPHWINTPPALPLTCSAKIRYRQQSQSCVISQHDNKQLKVVFKQPQRAITPGQSIVFYDHEICLGGAIIEYRL; via the coding sequence ATGAAAAATTTGAATAAAAATACTAAAATTATAGTTGGTCTATCAGGTGGAGTTGATTCCTCAGTGGCTACACTATTATTGCTTAAACAAAGTTATCAGGTTGAAGCATTGTTTATGAAAAATTGGGAAGAAGATGACAAAGGTGGACATTGTAGTGCCGAGCAAGACTTATCTGATGCACAAAAAGTAGCTGACAAACTTGACGTAAAATTGCATACTGTTAACTTTTCAGTAGACTATTGGGATGATGTGTTTGCCCATTTTCTCAAAGAGCATAAAAAGGGTCGTACGCCCAATCCTGATGTTTTATGCAATCAAAAAATAAAATTTAGAGCGTTTTTAGAACATGCGCTATCATTAGGTGCAGATAAAATTGCTACGGGGCATTATGCTCGTATTGCTGAAAAAAATAGCACTTATCGACTCAAAACAGGTTTAGATGATAGCAAAGACCAAAGTTATTTTTTGCATCTTTTAAACCAGTATCAACTCTCAAAAAGCTTATTTCCCTTGGGTGGGATTAATAAAATTGACGTGCGTAATATTGCCAAAAAAAATGGTTTTATCACTGCTGATAAAAAAGACTCAACGGGCATTTGTTTTATTGGTGAGCGCAGTTTTTCTGAATTCTTAGCAGCCTACCTACCAAAACAACAAGGTGATATTGTAGATGAACAAGGACAATTTATTAAACATCATCAAGGCTTGGCTTTTTACACCATAGGTCAGCGCAAGGGTTTAGAGATTGGTGGCGGTTTTGGCAGCTCAGGTGAGCCTTGGTTTGTAGCAGGTAAGTGTATTGAGCGTAATGAACTGATGGTTGTGCAAGGTGACCATGCATTGCTATACCACCAAACCTTAAATACCGCCAAGCCTCATTGGATTAACACACCGCCAGCATTACCACTGACATGTAGCGCCAAAATACGCTACCGCCAGCAATCACAATCTTGTGTGATTAGCCAACATGATAACAAGCAATTAAAGGTTGTTTTTAAGCAACCTCAACGTGCGATTACCCCAGGACAATCTATTGTTTTTTATGATCATGAAATTTGTCTTGGTGGTGCAATTATTGAGTACAGGCTATAA
- the glyQ gene encoding glycine--tRNA ligase subunit alpha, translating into MSISDLDACASFQNLILKLQTFWASKGCALLQPFDMEIGAGTFHPATFLRAIGPEPWKVAYVQPSRRPTDGRYGENPNRLQHYYQFQVLLKPSPIDIQDLYLESLTEIGIDLTKHDVRFVEDNWESPTLGAWGLGWEVWLNGMEVSQFTYFQQMGGLACKPVSGELTYGLERLAMYLQGVDSVFDLVWVEGVSYFDVFHQNEVEQSKYNFEIANTKVLSRQFDEAEAMHEKLIKASLPYPAYEQVIKASHLFNLLDARHAISVTGRARFIRKVRAMSQKVAQTYHDSRQALGFPMLRQDAETKSSKK; encoded by the coding sequence ATGTCAATTTCAGACTTAGATGCCTGCGCCTCATTCCAAAATTTAATCTTAAAATTACAAACTTTTTGGGCTTCAAAGGGATGTGCTTTATTACAGCCCTTTGATATGGAAATAGGTGCCGGCACCTTTCACCCTGCTACGTTTCTAAGGGCTATCGGTCCTGAGCCTTGGAAAGTAGCTTATGTACAACCTTCTCGTCGTCCCACTGATGGTCGCTATGGTGAAAATCCAAACCGTTTACAACACTATTATCAGTTCCAGGTATTGCTAAAGCCTTCACCCATTGACATTCAAGATTTGTATTTAGAATCTTTAACTGAGATTGGTATTGATTTAACCAAACATGATGTACGCTTTGTGGAAGACAACTGGGAATCGCCAACTTTAGGGGCTTGGGGCTTGGGCTGGGAAGTTTGGTTAAATGGCATGGAAGTTTCTCAATTTACCTATTTTCAACAAATGGGTGGTTTGGCTTGCAAACCTGTATCGGGCGAGCTTACTTACGGCTTAGAACGTTTAGCCATGTACTTACAAGGTGTTGATAGTGTGTTTGACTTGGTTTGGGTTGAGGGCGTTAGTTATTTTGATGTGTTCCATCAAAATGAAGTTGAACAATCAAAATATAACTTTGAAATTGCCAATACTAAGGTACTATCCAGACAATTTGATGAGGCAGAAGCCATGCATGAAAAATTAATTAAAGCATCGTTGCCTTACCCTGCTTATGAACAAGTAATAAAAGCGTCACACTTATTTAATTTACTTGATGCGCGCCATGCTATTAGTGTGACAGGTCGTGCACGGTTTATTCGCAAAGTACGTGCCATGAGTCAAAAAGTGGCACAAACTTACCATGATTCACGTCAAGCTTTAGGTTTTCCAATGCTCAGGCAAGACGCAGAAACTAAGTCAAGTAAAAAATAA
- a CDS encoding Smr/MutS family protein, with the protein MISESDRALFRSVVESSAPVNKDKITSQEPTKKKAFKAYTYITHSNLSGSDVINYARNGVSPKIIKKMKQGNISHAPALDLHGQTTIEACQSLSEFMHYHQHQQFIHIIHGKGYNSDQDNSILKSQVASFLRQHPDVLAFNSCPPKDGGTGAVFALLKQN; encoded by the coding sequence ATGATAAGCGAGTCTGACAGAGCATTATTTAGGAGTGTCGTTGAAAGCAGCGCCCCTGTTAATAAAGACAAAATCACGTCTCAAGAACCGACCAAGAAAAAAGCCTTTAAGGCTTATACCTACATCACTCACAGCAATTTATCTGGCTCAGATGTAATCAATTATGCTCGAAATGGCGTTTCACCAAAAATTATTAAAAAAATGAAACAAGGCAATATCAGCCACGCACCAGCCTTAGATTTACACGGTCAAACCACCATTGAAGCCTGTCAATCATTATCTGAGTTTATGCACTACCATCAGCATCAACAATTCATCCATATTATTCATGGCAAGGGTTACAATTCTGACCAAGATAATAGTATTTTAAAAAGTCAAGTGGCTAGTTTTTTGCGTCAACATCCTGACGTATTAGCCTTTAATTCTTGCCCACCCAAAGATGGTGGCACGGGTGCAGTATTTGCCCTCTTAAAGCAAAACTAG
- a CDS encoding YqaA family protein, giving the protein MDIFSQIYLRILNWTESRYAIYYLSVISFLESSILPYPPPDVILAPMVLKHPDKAYYFAFICTIFSVLGGLAGYFLGEVLLQFLLGFELIKPESVAHIKTFFDTYGIWVVGIAAFSPIPYKLTTITAGTMSMALLPFIIMSLIARAARYYLVALLVKAYGQQCDQWLQKYIDRLGYVLILIIALGIWYAS; this is encoded by the coding sequence ATGGATATATTTTCTCAAATTTATTTAAGAATTCTTAACTGGACTGAAAGCAGATATGCTATTTATTATTTATCAGTGATTAGTTTTTTGGAATCCAGTATTTTACCTTACCCACCGCCTGATGTAATATTAGCACCCATGGTGCTCAAACACCCTGACAAAGCCTACTATTTTGCTTTTATTTGTACTATTTTTTCAGTGCTTGGTGGCTTGGCTGGTTATTTTCTAGGCGAAGTGTTGTTGCAATTTTTATTGGGCTTTGAACTCATTAAGCCAGAATCAGTCGCACACATTAAAACATTTTTTGATACTTATGGCATCTGGGTAGTTGGTATTGCAGCATTTAGTCCTATTCCATACAAACTGACCACCATTACTGCTGGCACTATGTCCATGGCATTATTGCCATTTATTATTATGTCACTCATTGCACGCGCAGCTAGGTATTATTTAGTCGCCTTATTAGTCAAGGCTTATGGTCAACAATGTGATCAGTGGCTACAAAAATATATTGACCGTTTGGGCTATGTTCTAATTTTGATTATTGCACTAGGTATTTGGTATGCCAGTTAA
- the miaB gene encoding tRNA (N6-isopentenyl adenosine(37)-C2)-methylthiotransferase MiaB, with product MQKLYIRTFGCQMNEYDSNKIADVLKHSHGLALTDDVTSADVLLLNTCSIREKAQEKLFHQLGRWRKLKDKNPNLIIGVGGCVASQEGGLILKRAPYVDIIFGPQTLHRLPSMLNEVLTPSPGMGVKTSIDISFPEIEKFDHLPKPETNAVTAFVSIMEGCSKYCTFCVVPYTRGEEVSRPFDDVINEVKILASQGVREVNLLGQNVNAYQGLMDDGETADLALLINIVAQIDGIKRIRYTTSHPTQFNDSLIEAYMEVPELVSHLHLPIQSGSDKILRLMKRGHMAIEYKSKIRKLRKIRPNISISSDFIIGFPGENEQDFLDTMALIDEIGFDKSFSFIYSTRPGTPAASYPDDVDMSVKKQRLALVQRAIDKNTEHISKSMVGSVQKVLVENVAKKGNHLFGRTENMRNTHFKGDKSLIGQIVNIKITQGRGNSLVGDLVA from the coding sequence ATGCAAAAATTATACATTCGTACTTTTGGATGTCAGATGAATGAATACGATTCTAATAAAATAGCTGATGTGCTTAAACATTCCCATGGTTTGGCGCTAACTGATGATGTAACTAGTGCTGACGTACTACTGCTTAATACTTGCTCAATTCGTGAAAAAGCCCAAGAAAAACTATTCCATCAACTTGGTCGTTGGCGCAAATTAAAAGATAAAAATCCTAATTTAATCATTGGTGTGGGTGGCTGTGTTGCCTCACAAGAAGGTGGGTTAATTCTCAAACGTGCCCCTTATGTGGATATTATTTTTGGTCCACAAACCTTGCATAGATTACCAAGTATGCTCAACGAGGTTTTAACACCCTCACCCGGCATGGGCGTTAAAACATCAATTGACATCTCTTTTCCAGAAATTGAAAAGTTTGACCATCTGCCAAAGCCAGAAACCAACGCCGTTACCGCTTTTGTCTCAATTATGGAAGGCTGTAGCAAATATTGTACATTTTGTGTTGTGCCTTATACACGTGGTGAAGAAGTATCACGCCCGTTTGATGATGTCATTAATGAAGTTAAAATTTTAGCCAGCCAAGGTGTTAGGGAAGTTAACCTGCTTGGGCAAAATGTCAACGCTTATCAAGGTTTGATGGACGATGGAGAGACGGCTGATTTGGCACTATTAATTAACATCGTAGCTCAAATTGATGGCATTAAACGCATTCGCTATACCACCTCACACCCAACTCAATTTAACGACAGTTTAATTGAGGCTTACATGGAAGTACCAGAATTGGTTTCACATTTACACTTACCCATTCAAAGCGGTTCTGACAAAATTCTCAGATTAATGAAGCGCGGACACATGGCCATTGAATATAAATCAAAAATTAGGAAATTACGTAAAATTCGCCCAAATATCTCTATATCAAGTGACTTTATTATCGGTTTTCCAGGTGAAAATGAGCAAGATTTTCTTGACACCATGGCACTGATTGATGAAATTGGCTTTGATAAATCATTTAGCTTTATCTATTCTACTCGCCCTGGAACACCTGCTGCAAGTTATCCTGATGATGTCGATATGAGTGTTAAAAAACAGCGCCTAGCATTAGTACAAAGAGCAATAGACAAAAACACTGAACACATTTCTAAATCAATGGTCGGCAGTGTGCAAAAAGTATTGGTAGAGAATGTAGCCAAAAAAGGAAATCACTTATTTGGACGTACAGAAAATATGCGTAATACACACTTCAAAGGTGACAAATCCCTGATTGGTCAAATTGTCAATATAAAAATTACCCAAGGTCGTGGCAATTCTTTAGTGGGTGATTTGGTTGCCTAA
- a CDS encoding mechanosensitive ion channel family protein, with protein MNDFLQNITPYQSIGALFVVAFTAHLTLGFILNSIAKHTSKTKNQLDEHLIKAVSSPLKVLIWFGLIFLSISMFKEQVKILASVITYIDIMPIIIITWGVVRMVSGIEAYLIEKDTQIDNDSVRLFSRLTRILIIIAFAIGVAQYLGFSVSGLLTFGGVGGIVMGFAAKDMLSNIFGGLMIQMDKPFSTGDWIRSDKFEGTVEKIGWRMTRIRTFSKNPVYIPNSIFATIPIETPSRMTNRRIKEVIGIRYDDIEQLPIIMSEIEQMLKNHTDIDHSQSLRVYFNHFNASSLDFNVYAFTNTVNKTIYQKVKENILLSIAQIITKHNAEIAYPTQTLYIQK; from the coding sequence ATGAATGACTTTTTACAAAACATAACACCCTATCAGTCCATTGGTGCTTTATTCGTTGTTGCGTTCACTGCGCACCTAACACTTGGCTTTATTTTAAACAGCATTGCTAAACATACCAGCAAAACGAAAAACCAACTAGACGAACATTTAATCAAAGCAGTATCATCACCACTTAAAGTGTTAATTTGGTTTGGTTTAATATTTTTATCAATTAGCATGTTTAAAGAGCAAGTCAAAATCTTAGCTAGTGTTATTACTTATATTGATATCATGCCCATCATTATCATTACTTGGGGTGTTGTTCGAATGGTATCAGGCATTGAGGCTTACTTAATTGAAAAAGACACTCAAATTGATAACGATTCAGTCAGGTTATTTTCAAGGTTGACTAGAATTTTAATTATCATTGCCTTTGCCATAGGTGTGGCACAGTACTTGGGTTTTTCAGTCTCTGGCTTGCTTACGTTTGGTGGTGTTGGCGGCATTGTGATGGGTTTTGCTGCTAAAGACATGTTGTCAAATATTTTTGGTGGATTAATGATTCAAATGGACAAGCCTTTTTCAACAGGCGATTGGATTCGCTCTGATAAATTTGAAGGCACGGTTGAAAAAATTGGCTGGCGTATGACACGCATCCGCACTTTTAGCAAAAATCCTGTTTATATTCCCAATTCAATTTTTGCCACCATTCCCATTGAAACACCATCACGTATGACTAATCGTCGTATTAAAGAAGTGATTGGCATTCGCTATGATGACATTGAACAACTTCCTATCATTATGAGCGAAATAGAACAGATGCTCAAAAACCATACAGATATTGACCATTCTCAATCACTAAGGGTTTATTTTAATCATTTTAATGCCTCCTCACTTGATTTCAATGTGTATGCCTTTACCAATACCGTTAATAAAACCATCTATCAGAAAGTAAAAGAGAACATCCTGTTAAGCATTGCACAAATTATTACCAAACACAACGCTGAGATTGCCTACCCTACTCAAACCTTGTACATTCAGAAATAA
- a CDS encoding copper chaperone PCu(A)C, producing MNKMISSLTLVLSLLVITQAGATSHDAADITIHNPWIRSAPPNAPTLGAFMEIHNNSNHNIKLLSANTSGYKRLELHKTEHKNGMMKMIKQDFMPILAHSKLTLKPGSWHIMMVSPELVPSEGDFVMIKLAFDNGLSTTLRAKVRKGNMTMKHQQL from the coding sequence ATGAATAAAATGATATCAAGTTTGACGCTGGTTTTATCCTTATTGGTTATTACCCAAGCGGGTGCAACGAGTCATGACGCGGCTGATATTACTATTCATAACCCATGGATACGTTCAGCGCCACCAAATGCCCCTACGTTAGGTGCATTTATGGAAATTCATAATAATTCTAATCATAATATTAAACTGTTATCTGCAAATACCAGCGGCTACAAACGACTTGAGTTGCATAAAACTGAGCACAAAAATGGCATGATGAAAATGATTAAGCAAGATTTTATGCCTATTCTCGCCCACAGTAAATTGACCTTAAAGCCGGGTAGTTGGCATATTATGATGGTTAGCCCTGAGTTGGTACCAAGTGAAGGCGACTTTGTTATGATAAAGTTGGCATTTGACAATGGCTTATCAACAACATTACGTGCTAAAGTAAGAAAAGGAAATATGACAATGAAACATCAACAACTTTAA
- the xseA gene encoding exodeoxyribonuclease VII large subunit, whose product MFNIDEIYTISSFLSLCNKTIENKIPTCWLQGEISNLARPASGHWYFSLKDSKTKVRCALFRLNQRHIKFNPENGMEVLVHAAPTLYEARGDFQLIIQHLEPVGVGNLNLAFEQLKNKLTDEGLFDNIHKKPLPNIINTIGVISSSTGAVIRDIIKVLNKRYPFTDILLFDSMIQGQGSVKKLTNALNAADQSGKCDVIIIARGGGSLEDLWAFNEEVLARAIFKASTPIISAIGHETDTTIADFVADVRAPTPSAAAVLVAPDRLELLANADKLYTQLHQSYQQTLYDYQSELNQLKLRIPSPNRQLSFFSQKLDHASINLNIHVKSALALNNAKLTSIFATLKQHSPIETIKHAKVLNQVSFSQLKHHIKQIISTNNSTLHLANEKLRKAMATLTGKHKTTLSIQANSLHHLSPLNTLSRGFSITTNAKNQVLSSTTDIKINQTITTQLADGKLYSNIEKIEKN is encoded by the coding sequence ATGTTCAATATTGATGAAATTTACACAATCTCTAGTTTTTTGTCCTTGTGTAATAAAACCATTGAAAATAAAATCCCTACTTGTTGGCTACAAGGGGAAATATCCAATTTAGCACGTCCAGCATCAGGTCATTGGTATTTTTCCCTCAAAGACAGTAAAACCAAAGTGCGTTGCGCTTTATTTCGGCTTAATCAGCGCCATATTAAGTTTAACCCTGAAAATGGCATGGAAGTTTTAGTTCACGCCGCACCTACTTTGTACGAGGCACGAGGTGATTTTCAGCTCATCATCCAACATCTTGAACCTGTAGGTGTTGGTAATTTAAACCTTGCCTTTGAGCAACTAAAAAATAAGCTTACTGATGAAGGCTTGTTTGACAACATTCATAAAAAACCACTGCCTAATATTATTAACACCATTGGCGTTATTTCTTCATCAACAGGTGCGGTTATTCGAGATATTATTAAAGTATTGAACAAGCGCTATCCCTTTACTGATATTTTATTATTTGATTCAATGATTCAAGGTCAAGGTTCAGTGAAAAAACTCACAAATGCTTTAAATGCAGCTGACCAATCAGGCAAGTGTGACGTTATTATTATTGCCAGGGGTGGTGGCTCATTAGAAGACTTATGGGCGTTTAATGAAGAAGTACTAGCAAGAGCAATCTTTAAAGCAAGCACGCCAATTATTAGCGCAATTGGCCATGAAACGGATACCACAATTGCTGATTTTGTTGCTGATGTTCGCGCGCCCACACCAAGTGCTGCTGCCGTGTTAGTCGCACCTGATCGGCTAGAATTACTCGCCAATGCTGATAAGTTATATACGCAACTACATCAATCTTATCAGCAAACTTTGTATGATTATCAATCTGAGCTTAATCAACTTAAATTAAGAATACCAAGCCCAAATAGGCAACTTTCTTTTTTTAGTCAAAAACTTGACCATGCAAGTATCAATCTTAACATCCATGTAAAATCAGCACTCGCCTTAAATAATGCCAAACTTACCTCAATATTTGCCACCTTAAAACAGCATTCCCCTATTGAAACCATTAAACATGCCAAAGTTTTAAACCAAGTATCTTTTTCTCAGCTCAAACACCACATCAAGCAAATAATTAGCACTAATAATAGCACCCTACATTTAGCAAACGAAAAACTGCGAAAGGCAATGGCCACTTTGACTGGTAAGCACAAAACCACATTATCCATTCAAGCCAACTCGCTTCATCATTTATCACCACTTAATACACTTTCGCGAGGATTTAGCATTACCACTAATGCAAAAAATCAAGTGTTATCTTCAACAACTGATATTAAAATTAACCAAACCATTACCACTCAATTAGCTGATGGAAAACTATACTCTAATATTGAAAAAATTGAAAAAAATTAA